TCCGGCAGCACGAGGGACACCGACGGCATCGAGGCCCTGCTCGTGTGGGCGGAACACCACCACGCCGCCTCCATCCGCAACCGGGCCGCCCGCGTCCGCAGCGACCTCACCGAGCTGACCGAACGCCGTACCGCCGACGCCGCACAGCGCGCGGCAGAGGAGCGGGTCGCCAAGGCCAAGGCCGAACTCGAGGCCGCGCAGGCACAGCTGCGCCAGGTGAAGGCCGGCGGCCACCCCGCCACGACGGTAGCCGCCGCCCCGGCCCCGGCGGGCCAGCCCGGCAAGCGCAGCAAAAAAGAGCTGGCCGCGATCCGCACATGGGCGCGCGCCAACGGCCACCAGGTCGCCGACCGGGGCACCCCGGCCAAGGCCGTCCTGGACGCCTACGACGCCGCCCACCGCACCACCAACCTGGCGAAGGCGAGCTGATGAACGCCATCCCGCTCGCACTGGACGGCTACCTGGCCGCCGACCCGGAACCCGGCGACCGTGACGGCACCGCCTCCTGGCGGCTGACCTGCTCCGCAGGCACCGACCACCTGGTGGAAGAAGCGGTCATCCCCTGCACCACCATGGAGCCGGACATCGCACACGCCATGCTCACCGAGCGGCAGCCCGGCGACCTGCTGCGCGTCATCGGCCACCTCACGCTCCCGGACACCGCCGACGGGATCATCCGGCTGCACGCCGACACCCTTGAAGTGCTCTGGGAAGCGCCGATGCTCGACGTGGACAGGGACGACACAGACACGGCGACCGCAACAGACACGGACCGCAACCGTGCCATCGCCGCCCTCGCCGAAGCCCTCACCGGCTTCGGACAGGCCGCCCCCGGTCCCGGCCAGAGCATCCGCATCCACATCAGCCCGACTGGCTCCCTCGGCTCGGGCCTGGAGCACTGCCACAGCTTCGACGTCTCCCCGGCCATGGCCCACCGGCTCGCCGACTACGTCGACGCCATGAGCTGCTACCTGGACAGCGAACGCCTCGACAGCGGCGCCCTGGATCCGGAGACCATCGCGGACCTGACCGAGCTGTTCGAGGACATCGACCTGATCGGCCTCACCAACGCGGTCCTCAACGCGACCCGGCCCGAACACCGGCCCGCCGTCATACAGGCAATGGACGACATGTTCGGCGACGTCCCCGCACCCGAGGACACCGACCCGTGACCACCAGCCACTCACGAAGGCAGGCCCAGCGCACGGTCCTGGAACGGTTCCCTGCCGGAGGCCCCCGCGGCTCCTGGCCGGCTGAAGAGTACGCCGCCGCTCAGCGGGCCCAAGGCACTACGGACGCCCGGGTCGTGATGGACCTGGCCACCGACCAGTTCCTGGTCATCACCGAGATCAAGTAGCACCCGACGCCACCGAGCGCCGCCCGCCGCTTCAGGCCGGGCGGCGCTCCGGCGTCTCCCCCTTTGGAGCCTGGAGGCCCTCGTGCCCGACGTGTTCATCGACTCCTTCGGCGCCCGCTGGCAGGAACCGCCGCCGCCCCGCTACCGCGCCGCCGTCCTCGGCATCAACCTCACCAACGCCCTGCTGAACCCGTCCGACGACCCGGCCCTCGCGGACATCGTCGCCCGCCAGACCGGACACGAACTCACCGCGCTGCGCGCCGCCGCGCACGGCCGCCCCGTCCAGCTCCTGGTGAACTGCTGGTACGGACGCCACCGCGCACCCGCCATCGCCGACGCCATCGGCCGCCGGATACGGGAGGCCGGCGCCCACGTGCAGGTCACCCACCACCACATCAACCGGCCGCCGGTCCCCCGCAAGCACCCGCGCTCCGACTGCCCGTTCTGCCGGATCATTCACGACGGGGCCTCGGCCACGATCGTCCACGAGTGGAGCGACGCACTCGCGATCGTGCCCCGCAGCGGCGGCTGCACCGACGGCCACCTCCTGGTCCTGCCCCGCGGCCACGTCGCCGACTTCACGACCGACCCCGTCGTCTCCGCCACCGTGCAGCTGCGCGCCGCCGAACTCGCCGCGCAGATCGGCGGCCAGTGGAACTACCTCACCTCCTGCGGCCCGGACGCCGCCCAGACCGTGTTCCACCTGCACGGCCACCTCGTGCCCCGCACCTCCGGGGACGGCCTCGCCCTGCCCTGGAACCACCCCAACCGCGAACAGGAGGCCGCCACCGCATTCATGGACCCGTGCCCACGGATGGCGCAACCTCCACCTGCACCCCGGCGGCGACCCCTCGGCGCAGATCCCTCGCATCCCGCGGGCAGTCCACACGCACGACGTCTTCTTACGCCACCCGCACCCTTGTGCACAGCCGGTCAGTGACCAGTTGGAGAAGCTGTGAGCCCACCCCGTCGGCGCGGTAGGAGTTCACTCGCAGCGGGTTTCGAAAGACATGTTTCGAGCGTACAGTTTCGAAACATGTCTTTCGAAGATGCGGGATCCTCTCCACGCGAGCACCGCAAGCTCACTGACCCAAAGGCCATGCGGGCTGTCGCTCACCCCACTCGCCTCGCCCTGCTCCAAGCTCTGGGCCGGCGCGAGCCGCTGACCGCGACCGAAGCCGCGCAGATGGTGGGCGAGTCCCCGACGAACTGCGCTTTCCATCTACGCACCCTGGCCAAGTACGGCTTCGTCGAGGAGGCTGGGGGCGGCACCGGCCGCAGTCGCCCATGGCGGCGTGCTCACATCGGCTTCACTTTCGAGGATTCCGATCCCGCGGGCGACCCCGAAACCACGATCGCCGCTGCTGTGCTCAGCACTGTGCTGTGGGACTCATGGGTGGAACGGATCCGCAAGGTCGGTGCCATGCGATCCGCTTTCCCCGAGCACTGGAACAAGATCACCAGCTCTGCCGAGTCGATCTTCTACCTCACTCCGGAGGAAGCAGAGTCCTTCAGGACGGAGCTGACCGCCATTCTCTTCCGCTACCGCGAACGGCTCGAAGATCCGTCGCTGCGCCCCGAGGGCGCCATCCCGATGGAGCTGATCCAGTTCACCTTCCCCGCCGATGCTCTGCGCCCGCTGGAGGACTGACCGTGCGTGCCCTGCTTGCTCGCCGTGACGTCCGCCTGCTCGTCCTTGCCAGGTTGATCGACATGGCCGGGAGCAACGCCTTGTGGATTGCCCTCGGTATCCGGGTCAAGGAACTCACCGGCAGCAGTTCCGCCGCGGGCCTGACCTTCTTCGCCTTCATCCTCGGCACCCTGGGCGCTCCCCTGGGCGGCGCCCTGGTGGACCGATTACGCCGTCGGCCGCTGCTGATCGTCCTGAACCTGGTGTCCGTGGTGCTGGTCTTGCCGCTGCTGTTGGTGCACAACCGGCATGACGTCTGGATCTGCTACCTCGTCATGACTCTGTACGGGCTGGCCAGCGGCGTCACCAGTTCGGCCATGACCGCGTTCACACAGACGCTGATTCCACCGGAGCACTTGGGCGATGCCAACGGCCTCCTGCAGACCCTGCTGCAGGGCCTGCGCCTGATCGCACCTCTCCTGGGTGCAGGGGTGCTGTCCGCATTCGGCCTGGGTCTGCTAGTGGTAGGCGATGCGGCGACCTTCGCTCTCGCAGCCCTGCTCATTGCACTGATCCGGCAGCGGGAGGATCGCCCGCAGCCGGCGCAGCAAGAAGAAACTGGCGCCCACATCGCGGCCGGCTTCCGTTACATCGTGCGGACACCCGCCTTGCGCCAGTTCACCGTCGCCGTGGTGCTCGCTGTTGTTGCCTTCGGATTCTGCGAGTCAGTCCTCTTTGCCGTCGTCGACGCAGGACTGCACCGTCCGCCGACCTTCCTCGGCATCCTCGGCTCATTGCAGGGTGCAGGTGCGATCGTGGCTGGGGCGGCCGCCGCGGTGTTCATGCGACGTGCAGGGGAAGGGCGGACCGTGGTGCTAGGCCTGGCCTGCGCTGCCGCAGGCTTCCTCCTGAGCGCAGCCCCGTCTCTTCTGGCGGTCGCGCCGGGCGCCGTGCTCATCGGTGCCAGCCTGCCTCTGATCATTGCGGGAGCCATGACCCTTTTCCAGCGGCGCACGCCCGCCTCTCTGATGGGCCGCACCGATGCCGCGTTGAACGTGCTGATAGGAGTACCGCAGACTGCGGCCATCGCCGGCGGAGCGGCTTTGATCGCGCTGGTGGACTACCGCGTCATGCTCGCGGTGATGGGGGCCTTGGTGGTCGCCTCGGCGCTCTACCTGGCCACCCGCACCACTCACCAGCCGATCGAGACAGTAGTCACCGCACGGCTGGCGCAAGGGTCCGGCGAAGGGAATCCGACAACACCACCACCGCACCGCAGGTGACACCAAGGTTCCAGAGCGTGGCTGGGGCGATGACGGTTAGGGTCCGCGGGTGTTGAGCAGACCCGGCTGGACGGTGCACTTCGTGAGCCGCGACTTGCCCGCACCGACGGCCACGCGTTTTCTCCCGGACGTACGGGCCGGCGACCTGGTGTCATGGCTGGATGAGGTAGGTCTGCCGGACGGCCTGCCGTTTCTGCTCTCGCCGTGGTTTGAGTACGACGTCGCGCTCAACTCGTACTTCCTTCACGCGAACCTGACGGCTCCGTGGAACAGCAACGCCAGCCGGGCCCGACCTCTGGCCCGGTTCTTCACGTGCCGCCACGGACGTCGCTCGCTTGACCCCCATTCCCTCCAAGCGGCTGAGCAACCAGCTGAGGAAGTGGTCAACGGTCAACTCCAAAACCTGGCCATAAGCACCCCCGACCACCCCTGCAGCTGCGAGTGGGAGGGCACCTGGCGCGTCGTGGGAGCGCCACCCACCGAACCCGGGGCCATCCCGATCACCACCATGCGACACCCTGCCGCACCGGCGGCTGGCGCCAGCGTCCCTAATCCCGACGAAGGCGCGCCTGCAACTTGGGCGCCCTGACACAAGGCCCGTTCTCTCCACGAACCAACGCGGAGAGAACGGGCCTTTCTGCGTTCAAGGGCACTCTGACGAGGCGCGCCGCAAGAGAGCAGCGCTCAACTCGGGGCGCAACTCGTTGTTCAGCTCCGGCGTATACCGCGGTATACACAGCTGCGCCCACGCCCGAAACCACCCCAATCCCACCTGTCGCCCACACGATCTGAGAAGCTATAGCCCGTCCGAGTACCAGAGCCCGCTCTGGGAAGCACACGGAAACGGAGCACCATGCCCTCATCTGTCCTCGTCGTGTCCACCGACCCGCAAGGGTCCACAATTTGGTGGGCCGACCGCGTCGGCGACAACCTTCCCTTCGACTTCGCCGCTGCCCACGAAGACCCCGACAGCCTCGCCGGCCTGAAAAACCTCGGCGCGCAGATCCACGTCATTGCCAACCAGAAGGGCGGCGTCGGGAAGACCACCACGGCCGTTAACCTCGCCGCCGTCACCCACGACGTCCTCGGCCAGAGCGACGACCGGCAGCACATCTTTATCGACACCCCCGGCAGCCTGGAGAACGAGCACATCCTCGCCGCAGCTCTCGACGTCGCCGACGACGTTCTCGTCCCGATGCCGCCCGAACCGCTCGCCTTCGACCCGACCGCTCGCACCATCGAACGTGTCATCGTCCCCCGCGGTCTGCCCTACACCGTCGTCATCAACGCCTGGGACCCGCGCGACGGCAAAGCCGACCTCGAGGACACGATCGCCTACATCGACGCGATGGGATGGCCCCGCGCGAAGACCGTCATCCGCCGCTACAAGATCCACACCCGTGCGGCATCCGAAGGCAAGGTCGTCACCCAATACGCCGACAACGGAACCACCCTCCGCGCACGCGAGGACTACTTCCGTCTCGCCCTTGAGCGCGGCTACGGAGGGCGCCGCTGATGGCAGGCAAGCGCGTATCCCTCGCCTCTCTCGCCGCAAGCAAGGTAGAGGCTGTCCCCGGGGCCAGCCGCCCCGAGCTCATCCACGTACACCCCGACCTCGTTGCCCCCACGCCTCTCAACCCGCGCCGAGCGTTCGACGAAGCCGAACTTGTCGAACTCGGTGAGGACATGCGTAACGGGCAGCTCCAGCCCTGCGTTGCCGTGAACAAGACGGCTTACCTCAAGCTGTACCCGGAGCACGCAGACCAGCTGCCCGACACCTGCCGGTACGTCATGGCCGCCGGCGAACGGCGCTGGCGCGCCGCCCGTCAAGTCGGCCTCGGCAACCTCGACCTGATGCTGCGGCATGACCTCACCGAGACTCGCGTCCGCTTCCTCGCCGCGGTCCTGTCGGAGAACGTGCAGCGCGCCAACTTCAACCCCATCGAAGAAGCCGACGGCCTACGCGCCATGCTCGAGCTCCACGACGGCAACCAGGCGGCCGCCGCCCGCGCGATGGGCAAGTCGAAGGCGTGGTTCAACCAGCGGATCGGACTGCTGCGCCTGTCCGACGAGATGGTGCAGCTTGTCCTTCAAGGAGAGCTGACCGCGTTCCGGGAGATGCGACGCTACGCCGCTATGCCACGGGACGAGCAATACGCCGCGTGGAAGGCAGACCAAGAACAGCCCCGCCCCAGCAAGCCCGAACCGGGTTCACCTGCGCGGGAGCCGATTGAATCCTCAGAGATGTATACCGCGGTATACACGCCCAATACCCCGGCCTCTGCGTCACAGCCCGCCGCGGACAGTCCGCCAGCACCGGACGAACGGACCGGGTCCGCCCCGGTCTCTGCACAGTCCGATACGAAGCTGGAAGCGGCGCCACCGAAGCAGACGTCCACTGTTCCCGCCCAGGCTGCTGAGTCAGCAGGACGGCAACCGGCGACGTTCCCCTACCACGACGCCGTGTTCGCGGCCCAACTCTTGGTCCGCGAGATGCCTCAAGACCAGCTTGACCTGCTGACTGACCTCTTGGCCGAACAGCGGTCCAGGAAGACAGCGGAGACCGTCTGACGTGGCCGGGCCCCGCCCTCGCCGCCAAGGCACGGGCGGGGCCTCGCCGCGGGCCAGACCTCTTGGTGTGCCATCCACTTCGCTTCTCCAGACATCCCTGACGACAACGCCTCGCGCTGGCGGACGGTCAAGCGACCGACGAAAGGGCCGCGCCCGGCATCCGAAGGACTAGCTGCCGGTCACGTGCATCTGGCACCTGCACGATCCGACAAGGCAGGCGGACCGCCGCGGCGACCGGCGGAGCGGGCCCGTACGGTGCTCACGGACACGGTGACCGGGGCCGATCCGTGTCCGATCTGCCACCCAGGCCAGGACGCTCGACCGGGTCCATGGCCGTACATGCCGCGCGACGGGGCGGGATGAACGACGCGGGCCGCCGCCACGCTCGCGCGCGTCGCCGAGCTGGTTGTGAGTCGGACGCCGCCGTGCGCGCCGTCAGGGCGGCGTCCGACTCGTGCCGCTCGTCCGACAGCGCCCCGGTCGACGACCGAACTGGCAGGCCCTCGGCACGCCGCTGCTCGATGTCCTGCGCCTTGCGGGCGGCTGCTCGCTGGTTCTTCAGCCAGCCAGCGGCGTGTCCTCGAGGTAGCGGTGCAGGATGATGACTGAAGCGTCGACCCACGGCCTCGACCCAGTCCCACCGCAGACGGTGGGGCCGCCGCCGTGTACGCGGTTGTCGTACGGAGACCCGGCTACCGCCCTCGCTGTCAGTCGAGAGTTCTAGGACATCTGGGACAATGCTGTTTCCAGGCGGCTCACGATGGGATCGATCTGGTTAGGGTCCGCTGGCAAGTCGCCTCGCAGGTCTGCAAGGTCGTTGAGCACATCCTCGATCTGATAACGGCTGGTGCAGGCCGAGAGGATTTTTGGCGGCAGCAGCTCGGTCAGTCAGTGTGAGGCGACACCCTTGAACCCCGGACCGAGCCCGCGTCGCTTGCCGCGTGACGCAGCGCCGGGCCATGCGGTGAGGGCCGCGACCGCCGCCTGAGCGGTCTGCGGGGTGAGGCCGGCGCTCACCTGCCCGGAGGTCAGGACCCGTGCGTACGCGCCGGTGCCGTGGGTGCGGAGAGCGTCGGCGAGCGCGGCCGCCGCGGTTTCCGCTGGCCCGGCCTCCCAACCGCCCTCGACCCCCTGCTGCGCCTGTCGGGGGAGGGCGTCACGTCGGCTGAGGAGCACGGCCAGGGCCTGCCGCCTCGGATGCGTCCAGCGTGACCGTGACCAGCGCGGCCCCGAGCTGGTGGACACGGTGCCGGGTCAAGCCGTGAGCGACGAGCGCCTGGCGCAGCGCCGTACTCGTCCCCGCCGTACCTCCGCCGCCGACGAACTCGCCCGCCCCGGCACCGGCCTGTTCGGCGCGCTCGACAACGGCGGCCGCCGAGACCGGCACGACGGAGAGGATCTCCGCACACTCCGGATCGAGCTGGGCAAGCGCGCCGGCCAGGACCTCAAGGGCAGCGGCCACGTCCTCCACCGCGCCCGCGCTCCACCGCGCCGGGTCGGCGGCGTCGGCCAACATGCACGCCGCGACGACGGCCTCCTCCGCCAGCACCTCGACCCCGCCGGGCTCACCAGTCAGCTTCATGTCCCGTCCAATGAGATGTGACCGCGCCAGGTGGTGCGCGCTGATCACATGATGACGTTCGCGGCCCACCCCATCGACACAAGGTCGCGGACGCCCCGCCCCTTCGACGCGGACGCGACCCGGTGAGGTACTACGGGCCGGTGAGGATGTCGTGGGTGCCGATGCGGCGCCAGATAACGTGCGGGGTGCCGGGACGGTGCTCGGGTCCGTACTCCCATGTGGCCCGGCCCGCGGGGCCGGTGCCCATGGACCAGGTGAGCTCGTAGACGCCCGGTGCGCGCTGGACACGCTTGACGCGGAGGCCGGCGCGGAAGCGACCGGTGCGCAGGTCCTCGACGAAGGCCGTCACGGTCTGGCGGAAGCGGCGGCGCTGTTCCGAGGTGAGGCGGTCCAGATCGTTGTTGAAGCGGGGCAGGGTCTCGTAGGTCGGCACGTCGGTCCTCCGGGCAGCAAGAAGCCCCCGGCGTTGCCGGGGGCGGAGAGTCGATGACGTGGTGCAGGGGGCGGCGTCTTTGGCCGCTGGGTGGGGGAGCGGTACGCAGATGTGCGCTCTTTGACGGCGGAGGCGCTTACTGGCGGTTTTCGGGGCGTGTGAGGCGGGTGTGACTGGGGGCCGCAGCGCAGCATTTGCATGGCCCTGGTGGTGACCGCCGGGCGGGCACGGTGTCCGCGGAAGCGCCCGCCGTGCGGGATCGGCCGTGAAGTTCCGGTGAACCCTCCCGCCTCACGGGATCGCGCTTTTTTGCAGTTCAGAGCCGGTGTGTGCTGTGGCGATGCTGAGTATGGCGAAGATCCAGAGCCCTAACGCGGGGCGGTACTACACACGCGGAGTCGCGGTTGGCGACGGCCACCGTCCAGTCGGCCAGTCGTTGGAGGACGCCCAGGAACTGGCCGGACTCCCGCCGGGACGGTGGCTGGGGCGTGGTCTGCGTGCGCTGGGGCTCACCGAGGGCGGCCAGGTGTCCGAGCGGCAGCTGGAGCTGCTGTTCGGCGAGGGCCGGCACCCGGACGCCGACCGCATCGAGCGCGGCCTCCTGGACGACGGCGTCGACGCGGCCACGGCCGACCGGCGGACCGTGCTGGGGCAGCCGATCGAGGAGATCGAGGCCCGCAAGCAGACTCCGCTGCTGGGCATGGACCTCACCTTCCGGCCGCAGGCGTCGCTGGTCGTGCTGTGGGCGCTGGGCGACGCCACCGTGCGCCGGGTCATCGAGCGGGCCCACGAGCGGGCCGTCGCCAGGGTGCTGCGCTGGCTGGAGGATGAGGTTGCCGAGACCCGGTGGGCGTCAGGCCGCGGCCGTGCGAAGACGCCCGCGCTTGTGGTTGCCGCCTTCCGGCACTTCGACAACCGCGACGGACTGCCGCTGCTGCACGAGCACTGCCTGATCCTCAACCGCGTCCAGCGCCCGGGCGCCGACGGCGATCCGGTGTGGGGCGCTCTGGACACCTACCGCCTCTACCAGAACGCGGTGGCCGCCGGGACGCTCTACACCCTCACCATGACGACCGAGGTGTGCGAGACCCTGGGACTGGCGACGGTGCCGCGCGAGGTCACGCCGGGCCTGCGTCCGGTCATGGAGATCGCCGGTGTTCCCGAGGACCTCATCAACTGGCAGGCGTCCCGCCGCCAGCGCATCGAGGACGCCCTGGAGGCGCTCACCGACCAGTACGTGAAGGACCACGGGCACCTGCCCTCAGAGCGCGCACGCCACCAACTGGGCTGGTGGGCGGCGCAGGAGACCCGGCCCGCGAAGAAGAAGCCGAAGCCGCTCGCGCAGCTGCTCGCGTGGTGGCGCGCCTCCGCGATCCTCCGCTTCGGCCATGACCTCATCGACAGCCTCCTGGAGAAGTGCCGGGTTGCCGGGGCGTTGATCCGGGCCCGGGTGGATCCCACCGTGGACGTGGCGCTCGCCGCCGTCGACGTCGCCGCGGTCGTCTTCACCGTGCGCGAGAAGTTCTCCCGGCGTCACATCCTGGCCGAAGCGCGCCGGCACCTGCTGGAGACGCTGCGCGGCCGCGAGTTCACCCGCGGTCTGGACGACTACATCACCGACCGGGCCCTGCTCCGGTACTCCCGCCGTCACCCGGTCACGAAGCCCGGCCGGGAA
The Streptomyces misionensis genome window above contains:
- a CDS encoding MFS transporter, yielding MRALLARRDVRLLVLARLIDMAGSNALWIALGIRVKELTGSSSAAGLTFFAFILGTLGAPLGGALVDRLRRRPLLIVLNLVSVVLVLPLLLVHNRHDVWICYLVMTLYGLASGVTSSAMTAFTQTLIPPEHLGDANGLLQTLLQGLRLIAPLLGAGVLSAFGLGLLVVGDAATFALAALLIALIRQREDRPQPAQQEETGAHIAAGFRYIVRTPALRQFTVAVVLAVVAFGFCESVLFAVVDAGLHRPPTFLGILGSLQGAGAIVAGAAAAVFMRRAGEGRTVVLGLACAAAGFLLSAAPSLLAVAPGAVLIGASLPLIIAGAMTLFQRRTPASLMGRTDAALNVLIGVPQTAAIAGGAALIALVDYRVMLAVMGALVVASALYLATRTTHQPIETVVTARLAQGSGEGNPTTPPPHRR
- a CDS encoding ParB/RepB/Spo0J family partition protein, producing the protein MAGKRVSLASLAASKVEAVPGASRPELIHVHPDLVAPTPLNPRRAFDEAELVELGEDMRNGQLQPCVAVNKTAYLKLYPEHADQLPDTCRYVMAAGERRWRAARQVGLGNLDLMLRHDLTETRVRFLAAVLSENVQRANFNPIEEADGLRAMLELHDGNQAAAARAMGKSKAWFNQRIGLLRLSDEMVQLVLQGELTAFREMRRYAAMPRDEQYAAWKADQEQPRPSKPEPGSPAREPIESSEMYTAVYTPNTPASASQPAADSPPAPDERTGSAPVSAQSDTKLEAAPPKQTSTVPAQAAESAGRQPATFPYHDAVFAAQLLVREMPQDQLDLLTDLLAEQRSRKTAETV
- a CDS encoding winged helix-turn-helix domain-containing protein; the encoded protein is MSFEDAGSSPREHRKLTDPKAMRAVAHPTRLALLQALGRREPLTATEAAQMVGESPTNCAFHLRTLAKYGFVEEAGGGTGRSRPWRRAHIGFTFEDSDPAGDPETTIAAAVLSTVLWDSWVERIRKVGAMRSAFPEHWNKITSSAESIFYLTPEEAESFRTELTAILFRYRERLEDPSLRPEGAIPMELIQFTFPADALRPLED
- the mobF gene encoding MobF family relaxase, with translation MAKIQSPNAGRYYTRGVAVGDGHRPVGQSLEDAQELAGLPPGRWLGRGLRALGLTEGGQVSERQLELLFGEGRHPDADRIERGLLDDGVDAATADRRTVLGQPIEEIEARKQTPLLGMDLTFRPQASLVVLWALGDATVRRVIERAHERAVARVLRWLEDEVAETRWASGRGRAKTPALVVAAFRHFDNRDGLPLLHEHCLILNRVQRPGADGDPVWGALDTYRLYQNAVAAGTLYTLTMTTEVCETLGLATVPREVTPGLRPVMEIAGVPEDLINWQASRRQRIEDALEALTDQYVKDHGHLPSERARHQLGWWAAQETRPAKKKPKPLAQLLAWWRASAILRFGHDLIDSLLEKCRVAGALIRARVDPTVDVALAAVDVAAVVFTVREKFSRRHILAEARRHLLETLRGREFTRGLDDYITDRALLRYSRRHPVTKPGREAPAADRMTYTADFPVPHRWWIAPAEGTPPRESSRYERARVASLAVQNAIRDARIRAATATTTEATTSASSAPADHRDLEGETASAPHAVDHPGRAAALTPAQRAAAEQAHQQAAMPEEYLEGRTTDPATWLRTPKNLDRLAAYTRAADTRRRAMEDRKTLAAGPASPVDQHHQEHEQQRQQPDPGQGQGLRP
- a CDS encoding ParA family protein is translated as MPSSVLVVSTDPQGSTIWWADRVGDNLPFDFAAAHEDPDSLAGLKNLGAQIHVIANQKGGVGKTTTAVNLAAVTHDVLGQSDDRQHIFIDTPGSLENEHILAAALDVADDVLVPMPPEPLAFDPTARTIERVIVPRGLPYTVVINAWDPRDGKADLEDTIAYIDAMGWPRAKTVIRRYKIHTRAASEGKVVTQYADNGTTLRAREDYFRLALERGYGGRR
- a CDS encoding HIT family protein — its product is MPDVFIDSFGARWQEPPPPRYRAAVLGINLTNALLNPSDDPALADIVARQTGHELTALRAAAHGRPVQLLVNCWYGRHRAPAIADAIGRRIREAGAHVQVTHHHINRPPVPRKHPRSDCPFCRIIHDGASATIVHEWSDALAIVPRSGGCTDGHLLVLPRGHVADFTTDPVVSATVQLRAAELAAQIGGQWNYLTSCGPDAAQTVFHLHGHLVPRTSGDGLALPWNHPNREQEAATAFMDPCPRMAQPPPAPRRRPLGADPSHPAGSPHARRLLTPPAPLCTAGQ